Proteins encoded together in one Nitrospira sp. window:
- a CDS encoding GNAT family N-acetyltransferase: MTTSAIRTMVPDDRKSVIQLLSDSEPWNTLGYGADDWSRIFCPLPLGRDCYIAERDGQVAGVAIVKQKFLLGDYLELLGVAVWARQKGVGGQLLRYIEELVFKRTKNLFACVSDFNEPARTFYKKQGYQEIGPMPNFLIPGCAEILLRKTAGPARGKGQ, translated from the coding sequence ATGACAACCTCAGCCATCAGAACCATGGTGCCGGATGATCGAAAATCAGTCATCCAACTATTGAGTGATTCTGAACCCTGGAATACTCTTGGGTATGGGGCAGATGATTGGAGTCGTATTTTCTGTCCTCTGCCTCTGGGGCGAGATTGCTATATCGCTGAACGTGACGGACAGGTGGCAGGCGTTGCGATCGTGAAACAGAAATTTCTCCTGGGCGACTATCTTGAGCTCCTGGGGGTGGCCGTATGGGCTCGTCAGAAGGGAGTCGGCGGTCAGCTGTTGCGGTACATAGAGGAGTTGGTCTTTAAGAGAACTAAGAACCTCTTTGCCTGTGTATCGGATTTCAACGAACCCGCCAGGACTTTCTACAAGAAACAGGGCTACCAGGAAATCGGCCCCATGCCAAACTTTCTTATCCCTGGGTGCGCAGAGATCCTCCTCCGCAAGACGGCGGGACCAGCAAGAGGAAAAGGTCAGTAG